A window of the Candidatus Hydrogenedentota bacterium genome harbors these coding sequences:
- a CDS encoding aldolase codes for MNGVPMAALGKQIRLNRIFSHPSGRILSVAADHLINYSIGMPEGLRRIGDTVRRIIEARPSAITLNKGVAMRCVTKELAGRIPLIIQQMAPRAGQDGFADHAEVEEAAALGADAIAVALFVKDPGEFAFLKRLAQTVREAERFGLPVIPHIYPIVVRDGASVISDRAEDIAYAARVGLEMGADVVKIPYTGDAASFADIVSVTPIPVVTAGGPKCETLEDAAAMMRDVVRSGAAGSTVGRNVWGFPDIAEAIATLKAALEIDR; via the coding sequence ATGAACGGAGTTCCCATGGCCGCACTGGGCAAGCAGATCCGCCTGAACCGCATTTTCAGCCATCCGTCGGGGCGCATCCTGTCGGTGGCGGCGGACCACCTGATCAACTATTCCATCGGCATGCCGGAGGGGCTGCGCCGCATCGGGGACACGGTGCGCCGGATCATCGAGGCGCGGCCGAGCGCCATCACGCTGAACAAGGGCGTGGCCATGCGCTGCGTCACGAAGGAGCTGGCGGGCCGGATTCCGCTGATCATCCAGCAGATGGCCCCCCGGGCCGGCCAGGACGGGTTCGCCGACCATGCGGAGGTGGAGGAGGCGGCGGCCCTGGGCGCGGACGCCATCGCGGTCGCCCTGTTTGTCAAGGACCCCGGCGAGTTTGCGTTTCTCAAGCGGCTGGCGCAGACGGTCCGCGAGGCGGAGCGCTTCGGCCTGCCGGTCATCCCGCACATCTACCCCATTGTTGTGAGGGACGGCGCTTCGGTCATCAGCGACCGGGCCGAGGACATCGCCTATGCGGCGCGCGTGGGGCTGGAGATGGGCGCGGACGTGGTGAAGATTCCCTACACCGGCGACGCCGCATCGTTCGCCGACATCGTTTCGGTCACGCCGATCCCGGTGGTGACCGCCGGCGGGCCGAAGTGCGAGACGTTGGAGGACGCCGCCGCCATGATGCGGGACGTGGTGCGCAGCGGCGCGGCGGGCAGCACCGTCGGGCGCAATGTCTGGGGCTTCCCCGACATCGCGGAGGCCATTGCCACGCTCAAGGCGGCCCTGGAGATTGACCGGTGA
- a CDS encoding HD domain-containing protein — translation MTLTRDTALALLEAHGRGGAWVCHCRAVAEHAAVLGRALARRHPVDHDFLWRAALLHDIGRSVTHDPVGHGVEGHKLLSGLGHAREAALCASHILFGLEAAEAAQFGLSERAHLPEGLEERIVTLVDFLVEHTRPTTLRQRFESLKQRNAENPFFSGRLDRAQERARGFMRWVEGEIGEPVEELLARHGAVS, via the coding sequence GTGACCCTGACGCGGGACACGGCGCTGGCACTGCTGGAGGCGCACGGGCGCGGCGGCGCGTGGGTGTGCCACTGCCGCGCCGTGGCGGAGCACGCGGCCGTGCTGGGGCGCGCGCTGGCGCGCCGCCATCCCGTGGACCATGATTTTCTGTGGCGCGCCGCGCTGCTCCATGACATTGGCCGCTCGGTCACGCACGACCCGGTGGGGCACGGTGTCGAGGGCCACAAGCTGCTGTCCGGACTGGGGCACGCCCGGGAGGCCGCGCTGTGCGCTTCCCACATCCTTTTTGGCCTGGAAGCCGCCGAAGCCGCGCAATTCGGCCTGTCGGAACGGGCCCACCTTCCCGAGGGACTGGAGGAGAGGATTGTCACCCTGGTGGATTTCCTGGTCGAACACACCCGGCCCACCACGCTGCGTCAACGGTTTGAATCCCTCAAGCAGCGGAACGCGGAGAATCCTTTCTTCTCCGGGCGGCTCGACCGGGCTCAGGAGCGCGCCCGGGGGTTCATGCGCTGGGTGGAGGGGGAAATCGGGGAACCGGTGGAGGAACTGCTCGCCCGGCACGGGGCCGTTTCCTGA